The DNA segment CGCCCATGATAATCTGAGCAGCCAGAAAAGCGGAACCCCACTTCGCTGCGGTCTTTACGGTCTTAGGAACCTCTTGCGTTCGAAAAGCGAAAACTAAAAGTCCGGCAAAAATCAACGCCACAATTCCCGCGTAAGCGCGGTGAACAAATTCGAACCAAACTGCAGGATGAAAATCAGGAATGACTTTTCCGAAACAGAGTGGCCAATCCGGGCACGACAGCCCTGCGTTCATAGTTCTAACGCCAGCACCGAGTGCCATTAGGCCAACGATCATGATGGCGAGGATCATAAGAAAAGTTCGATACCTTGCGAGGCTCATCCTTCCTCCTGGCTCGCCTCGACCTCCGCCATCGTCACGGCGTACTGCAACCAACGATCAACAACGGGCGCGGCAAGAAATACGAGAATCGAAAGATTGGTCCACAGGAAAAATGCAAGCCATCTCGATTTCGTTTCACTATTATAAACCGACTTGAAGTACTTCAAAAACTGCCAAAGAACGATTCCAGATAAAGGTAAAACCAAAAACGCATAGCCCCAGCGCGCCGACGTAAAAAACGGAGCCGCAGCCGCCGTTGCAATGTAAGCGAAAAGATAAAGGGCCATGTGATAAAGCGTACGCTCGGTGCCAACTCGCAATGGCAATACAGGGATCCCACCTTTTTCGTAATCGGACTTAAAGCGAATGGCGAGTGACCAGAAGTGGGGCATCTGCCAGAGGAACATCAACAGAAAAAGATAAACTGGTTCCGGCATTAAGATGTTTGGCTGATTGGCAGCATAGCCGATTAAGACTGGTGTCGCGCCAGGAATTGCACCCGGAACTGCACCGAAGGCCCACTTTTTTTTCCACCAAAGTGTGTAAGGGACGTTGTATAAAAAAACCGTAGCTAGCCCTAGCCAAAGTACAGTTTGATTCACAAGAATTGCCGCAAGAGCGCCGATTGCAACAAAGCCAATTCCCAGCGTCCAGGCTTGTGCCCGAGAAATTCGTCCCGAAGGAATCGGTCGTAGTTTCGTTCGAGGCATCACGGCATCAATGCTCGCCTCTTGCGCCTGATTGATTGCAAAGCTGCCCGCTGATAAAAAATAGAGCGCCGCAAGAGTCGCAATGATATGTCCGACATCCCATGCTGTTTGAAAAGGATGGCTCATGGCATAGCCAGCAGCCCCAGTCACTAGGACGAATACAACAATGCCAGACTTTGTGAGATCAAAAAAAAGTCGCAAAAAAACCCCAACCGTTCCGTTGAGGTTTTGTCGCTTGTTGGCCAAGGGCCGTCAAGCCCTATACCGAAAGAGAAATCAGAGCGTGGATTCCTGACCAATACGGGTCACAATATCTAGAATACAGAAGAACCAAAGTACGAGCAAAAAGAAGACGCTCGTTCCGATGATCACTCGGTTCAGCATATTGTCGTATTTCAA comes from the Deltaproteobacteria bacterium genome and includes:
- a CDS encoding protoheme IX farnesyltransferase — encoded protein: MSHPFQTAWDVGHIIATLAALYFLSAGSFAINQAQEASIDAVMPRTKLRPIPSGRISRAQAWTLGIGFVAIGALAAILVNQTVLWLGLATVFLYNVPYTLWWKKKWAFGAVPGAIPGATPVLIGYAANQPNILMPEPVYLFLLMFLWQMPHFWSLAIRFKSDYEKGGIPVLPLRVGTERTLYHMALYLFAYIATAAAAPFFTSARWGYAFLVLPLSGIVLWQFLKYFKSVYNSETKSRWLAFFLWTNLSILVFLAAPVVDRWLQYAVTMAEVEASQEEG